One window of the Shewanella litorisediminis genome contains the following:
- a CDS encoding ACP phosphodiesterase produces the protein MNFLAHLHLADISQTSLAANLAGDFAKGPIDQFTKPLQQGLWLHRQIDKITDEHEIFKEMLGKFPRHLSRAAPLLIDLGFDHRLALDWEEYHHEPLDIFCQRAYDVLRTCDHLPPKLAAIAPRMCDENWLGAYGSRSGINAAIAGVRRRLSRPEIFDGAEAAVEQLDVELEIAFRTLYPQLMAYSRRLARTTPEQYL, from the coding sequence GGCCAACCTTGCAGGCGATTTTGCCAAAGGCCCCATCGACCAGTTCACCAAACCGTTGCAACAGGGATTGTGGTTGCACCGGCAAATCGACAAAATCACAGATGAGCATGAAATTTTCAAAGAAATGCTGGGTAAATTTCCCCGGCATTTAAGCCGTGCAGCCCCCTTACTGATTGATTTGGGTTTCGATCATCGTCTGGCGCTGGACTGGGAAGAATATCACCATGAGCCTCTCGATATCTTCTGTCAGCGTGCCTACGATGTGCTTCGCACCTGTGACCATTTGCCGCCAAAGCTTGCCGCCATCGCCCCCAGAATGTGTGATGAAAACTGGTTGGGCGCTTATGGGAGCCGCAGCGGCATCAACGCGGCCATTGCCGGTGTTCGGCGAAGATTATCCCGCCCCGAGATTTTCGATGGCGCCGAAGCGGCGGTTGAGCAACTCGACGTGGAACTGGAGATTGCCTTTCGCACCCTGTATCCGCAGCTGATGGCTTACTCAAGACGTCTGGCCCGCACCACACCAGAGCAATACCTGTAA
- a CDS encoding protein disulfide oxidoreductase — MNDAPAPRSKAKRLLLEALIAIGLFYGISAYFQKDMLKDTAPVIASKGVKGTSLSLPSATGKPTLVYFFAEWCGACKLTSPAVDNIATDYPVLAIAADSGSDANVRAFLKAKGYGFDALNDKGTLTQHFGVSGFPSLYVVDARGEVRFVTRGVSTEPALRARLFLTEQLQ; from the coding sequence ATGAATGACGCCCCCGCACCGCGCAGTAAAGCCAAACGTCTGTTGCTGGAAGCTCTGATTGCCATCGGGCTTTTTTACGGTATTTCAGCTTATTTTCAAAAAGATATGCTCAAAGACACCGCACCGGTCATTGCCAGCAAAGGTGTAAAGGGCACAAGCTTGTCCTTGCCATCCGCCACAGGCAAACCCACCCTGGTATACTTCTTTGCCGAGTGGTGCGGCGCGTGCAAACTCACCTCACCTGCGGTTGACAATATTGCCACGGATTATCCGGTGCTCGCTATCGCCGCCGACTCGGGCAGCGATGCGAACGTGAGAGCCTTCCTCAAAGCCAAAGGCTATGGCTTCGACGCCCTCAATGACAAGGGCACGCTCACCCAGCACTTCGGCGTAAGCGGATTTCCGTCCCTGTATGTGGTGGATGCCAGGGGCGAAGTGCGCTTTGTCACCCGTGGCGTGAGCACAGAACCTGCTTTAAGAGCTCGGCTTTTCCTCACCGAACAGCTGCAATAG
- a CDS encoding RluA family pseudouridine synthase, protein MEIFDYQPPAVPWLDIRYIDRNLIIINKPSGLLSNPGMAAHTHDSAITRLCKLYPEAILVHRLDCATSGIMVFARSKKAESNLKTQFQHRETEKRYLAEVAGLIEQDEGTINLPLGKDRNNPPWQKVDKAEGRPAVTHYRVIERREGSTLVALEPETGRTHQLRVHMLAIGHPILGDDFYGRTQAFGTGKVAGARPRLCLHAERLSFKHPWSGKPMTFISRAPF, encoded by the coding sequence ATGGAGATTTTTGACTACCAGCCCCCGGCAGTCCCCTGGCTCGATATTCGCTATATCGACCGTAACCTCATCATCATCAATAAGCCATCGGGCCTGCTGTCGAACCCCGGCATGGCAGCACATACCCACGACAGCGCCATTACCCGCTTGTGCAAGCTCTATCCAGAGGCAATTTTGGTTCATCGCCTGGATTGCGCCACATCGGGCATCATGGTGTTTGCCCGCAGCAAAAAGGCTGAGTCCAATCTAAAGACCCAGTTTCAACATCGTGAAACTGAAAAGCGCTATCTTGCGGAAGTCGCAGGGCTCATAGAGCAGGATGAAGGCACCATTAACCTCCCCCTTGGCAAAGACAGAAACAACCCACCCTGGCAAAAGGTGGACAAAGCAGAAGGCCGTCCGGCAGTAACACATTATCGGGTAATCGAGCGGCGCGAGGGTTCAACCCTGGTGGCTTTGGAACCCGAAACCGGTCGAACCCATCAGCTACGGGTTCATATGCTGGCGATTGGGCATCCCATTCTGGGGGACGATTTCTATGGCAGAACCCAGGCATTTGGTACAGGTAAGGTAGCAGGTGCACGGCCGAGGCTCTGCTTGCACGCAGAGCGGCTCAGCTTCAAACACCCCTGGTCAGGCAAGCCTATGACCTTTATCAGCCGTGCGCCCTTTTAA
- a CDS encoding CIA30 family protein produces the protein MRLVDFTALDSTRDWYSVTDTLMGGLSRAQLQASPKGHGLFTGYISHANGGGFASVYLDFEPRDVSAFQGVELEIAAPERAFKVNLKDTHSGDRHVYQAPLGDTYAGQGLWRRYRIPFTRFVAMRRGLTVTAPRLDLFRLQSLGLVAGGGAEGKFQLPVRSISFYNA, from the coding sequence ATGCGACTGGTGGATTTTACTGCGCTGGACAGCACCAGAGATTGGTACAGTGTGACCGACACTCTTATGGGGGGCTTGTCCCGTGCTCAATTGCAAGCATCGCCCAAGGGCCATGGATTGTTCACCGGATATATCTCTCATGCCAATGGCGGTGGTTTTGCGTCTGTCTATCTGGACTTTGAGCCGAGGGATGTGAGCGCCTTTCAGGGTGTAGAGCTTGAGATAGCCGCGCCTGAGCGTGCCTTTAAAGTGAACCTGAAAGACACACATAGTGGCGATCGCCATGTTTATCAGGCGCCGCTGGGAGACACCTATGCAGGGCAGGGACTTTGGCGACGTTACCGCATTCCCTTCACCCGCTTCGTGGCAATGCGACGTGGCCTGACTGTGACGGCGCCGCGACTGGATTTGTTTCGGCTGCAGAGCCTCGGATTGGTGGCTGGCGGTGGGGCTGAAGGCAAATTCCAGTTACCGGTGCGCAGCATCTCCTTTTATAACGCGTAA
- the sstT gene encoding serine/threonine transporter SstT: MSTEKSLLANAAGGSLVLQIFVGIIAGVALAGFSPDAANQVAFLGDLFVGALKAIAPVLVFVLVASSIANQVSGAQTNMRPIILLYLVGTFAAALTAVLMSFAFPTSLVLIDAAAGANPPEGIGQVLNTLLFKLVDNPVNALINANYIGLLAWGVGLGIVLRHASSSTKTVLHDVSHGVSQLVRFVIRLAPIGIFGLVAATIAQTGFDALTAYARLLGVLLGAMAVIAFVVNPLIVFLKIRRNPYPLVFKCLRESGVTAFFTRSSAANIPVNMALCERLKLHEDTYSVSIPLGATINMAGAAITITVLTLAAVHTLGIEVDLATALLLSVIAAVSACGASGVAGGSLLLIPLACSLFGISNDIAMQVVAVGFTIGVIQDSAETALNSSTDVLFTAAACEAAERKA, translated from the coding sequence ATGAGTACTGAAAAATCATTGCTGGCAAATGCTGCCGGTGGCAGCCTGGTGCTGCAAATTTTCGTGGGGATCATTGCCGGTGTGGCGCTCGCCGGATTCAGCCCTGACGCTGCCAATCAGGTGGCCTTCCTTGGGGATCTCTTTGTGGGTGCACTCAAAGCCATCGCACCTGTGTTGGTGTTTGTGCTGGTGGCATCGTCAATCGCCAATCAGGTGTCTGGTGCGCAAACCAACATGCGTCCCATCATCCTGCTATATCTCGTTGGCACCTTTGCCGCAGCCCTGACTGCCGTTCTGATGAGCTTTGCCTTTCCTACCAGTCTTGTGCTGATTGACGCAGCTGCGGGTGCCAACCCGCCGGAGGGAATAGGTCAGGTGCTCAACACCTTGCTGTTCAAACTGGTGGATAACCCGGTCAATGCCCTTATCAATGCCAACTATATTGGGCTCCTCGCCTGGGGTGTGGGCTTGGGTATCGTGCTGCGTCACGCGAGTAGCAGTACCAAAACCGTGCTGCATGATGTCAGCCATGGGGTGTCTCAGTTGGTGCGCTTTGTTATCCGCCTGGCGCCTATCGGTATTTTTGGTCTGGTGGCTGCCACTATCGCGCAAACCGGCTTTGACGCCCTGACGGCCTATGCCCGATTGCTCGGCGTATTGCTTGGCGCCATGGCAGTGATAGCCTTTGTGGTTAACCCGCTGATTGTATTTTTGAAAATTCGTCGCAACCCCTATCCCCTGGTGTTCAAGTGCCTGCGTGAGAGCGGAGTCACGGCATTTTTTACCCGATCCAGTGCAGCCAACATTCCGGTGAACATGGCGTTGTGTGAGCGTTTGAAGCTGCACGAAGACACTTATTCAGTGTCTATTCCGCTCGGTGCCACCATCAACATGGCTGGAGCGGCCATTACCATCACTGTGCTGACCCTGGCGGCCGTACACACATTGGGTATCGAAGTCGATTTGGCCACTGCGCTGCTGCTCAGTGTTATCGCGGCTGTTTCAGCCTGCGGCGCGTCCGGCGTGGCCGGTGGCTCCTTGCTGCTTATCCCGCTGGCGTGTTCTTTGTTTGGCATCTCCAACGATATCGCGATGCAGGTAGTGGCCGTAGGCTTTACCATAGGCGTTATCCAGGACAGTGCCGAGACTGCACTGAACAGTTCCACTGACGTGCTCTTTACCGCAGCGGCCTGTGAAGCGGCAGAGCGCAAAGCCTAA
- a CDS encoding chemotaxis protein CheV, whose amino-acid sequence MKSKANQSQGLLLFHLSRSQLFAMGTLKIRELVPYTHLNALPQSHPAVLGTATVRGQTISVIDMAAAVGYPPVTDEERSKCFIIITDCQRMLIGFLVRGIDKIIECNWRDILSPPDNLGRNAFLTGVTRYQDKLVQLLDVELLLSKIFPIKEDKRIGILTDVQREQLKPMNILLVDDSKVARKQLSDALDAINISYRVASNGRDALDMMSQSADEKRPVDILVSDIEMPGLDGYELAFEVKNDTALASAYIILHTSLSSEISVSQAKQVGADEALTKFDAQELISAMLRGVERKSSPQS is encoded by the coding sequence ATGAAGAGTAAAGCCAATCAATCCCAGGGTCTGCTGCTGTTTCATTTGAGTCGCTCGCAGCTGTTTGCCATGGGCACCCTGAAAATCCGTGAGCTGGTGCCATACACCCATCTGAATGCGCTGCCTCAGTCGCATCCGGCAGTGCTTGGCACGGCCACCGTCCGCGGCCAGACCATTTCCGTTATCGATATGGCTGCCGCCGTAGGCTATCCGCCGGTGACCGACGAAGAGCGCAGCAAGTGTTTTATCATTATCACCGATTGCCAGCGGATGTTGATTGGCTTTTTGGTGCGCGGCATCGACAAAATCATCGAGTGTAATTGGCGCGATATTCTGTCGCCTCCCGACAATTTGGGCCGCAATGCCTTTTTAACCGGTGTCACCCGCTATCAGGACAAACTGGTGCAGCTGTTGGATGTGGAGTTGCTGCTGTCTAAAATCTTCCCCATCAAGGAAGATAAACGCATCGGTATCCTCACCGATGTGCAGCGTGAACAGCTCAAACCCATGAATATTCTGCTGGTGGACGACTCCAAAGTGGCGCGAAAGCAGCTATCCGATGCTTTGGATGCCATCAATATCAGCTACAGAGTGGCATCAAACGGCCGTGACGCGCTGGACATGATGAGCCAGAGTGCCGATGAAAAACGGCCCGTGGACATACTGGTCAGTGATATCGAAATGCCGGGGCTCGACGGCTATGAACTGGCGTTTGAAGTGAAAAACGATACGGCGCTGGCCTCGGCTTACATCATTTTGCATACGTCGCTCTCCAGTGAAATCAGCGTTAGTCAGGCCAAGCAGGTTGGCGCCGACGAGGCGCTTACCAAGTTTGATGCCCAAGAGTTGATTTCAGCCATGCTCAGGGGCGTAGAGCGCAAGTCCAGTCCACAAAGTTGA
- a CDS encoding phospholipase D family protein: MPQRVPWRSFCLMILGSVSLGGCSSMPELKDAPRTYKLTSAPDSLIAGYLAEPLASHPGQSGVLPLFEGLDAMVARLALIKSAEASIDLQYYIFRNDDTGRLLAWQLLDAADRGVRVRLLLDDTASVNIDRQLAVMASHPNVFVRLYNPSSHRTLRALSFATDFGRMNHRMHNKSLTVDNRLSVVGGRNIGNEYFSNDEELEFGDLDLLLTGPVVEQVSDQFDAYWNGSETYPVELLAEYQVKSDDLAGLYREIANQKRQLEEHPYIQRLTKSPLLRHMADNRIEWFWGEARVFVDPPDKREGQAEAWMIAPLLGEFHQTRDSLVIISPYFVPSAEGVRLLSGLAKRGVEVSVITNSLAATDVLAVHSGYKGYREALLRAGVSLYEVKATGKSPSHSWKGSSRSSLHAKSFLFDNDRLFVGSFNFDPRSAWLNTEMGVMVEQGELNQQIRSWLPRFLTNNTYQVKLGKDGLYWHELSSGKDIYAEPQAGFWRRFMADVLALFPLESQL; encoded by the coding sequence ATGCCCCAGCGTGTTCCATGGCGTTCATTTTGCCTGATGATCCTTGGGAGTGTCTCACTCGGAGGTTGCAGCAGCATGCCCGAGCTGAAAGATGCACCGCGGACTTACAAGCTTACGTCTGCGCCGGATAGCCTGATAGCCGGATATCTGGCGGAGCCGCTGGCGAGCCATCCGGGGCAGAGTGGTGTTTTGCCGCTGTTTGAGGGCCTTGACGCCATGGTGGCCAGGCTGGCGTTGATAAAGTCTGCCGAGGCCAGCATTGATTTGCAGTACTACATCTTTCGCAACGATGACACCGGACGTTTACTGGCCTGGCAATTGCTGGATGCGGCAGACCGTGGTGTAAGGGTGCGTCTGTTACTGGATGATACCGCCAGCGTCAATATCGACAGGCAACTGGCTGTGATGGCAAGCCACCCTAATGTGTTCGTCAGGCTGTATAATCCTTCGTCTCATCGCACCCTCAGAGCCTTGTCTTTTGCCACCGATTTTGGCCGCATGAATCATCGCATGCACAATAAATCGCTCACGGTGGATAATCGCCTCAGTGTGGTCGGGGGGCGCAACATCGGCAACGAGTACTTTTCCAACGATGAAGAGCTGGAGTTTGGCGATCTCGACCTGCTGCTGACCGGTCCGGTAGTGGAGCAGGTATCGGATCAATTTGATGCCTACTGGAATGGCAGCGAGACCTACCCGGTCGAGCTCTTGGCCGAGTATCAGGTAAAATCCGATGATTTGGCGGGGTTGTATCGCGAAATTGCCAACCAGAAACGCCAACTCGAAGAGCATCCCTATATTCAACGCCTGACAAAATCCCCATTGCTCAGGCACATGGCGGACAATCGTATTGAATGGTTTTGGGGGGAGGCGAGAGTTTTTGTCGATCCTCCCGACAAGCGAGAGGGACAGGCTGAAGCCTGGATGATAGCGCCCCTGCTGGGGGAGTTTCATCAAACCAGGGACAGCCTGGTAATCATTTCGCCCTACTTTGTGCCCTCGGCAGAGGGTGTCAGGTTGCTAAGCGGCCTTGCCAAGCGAGGTGTTGAGGTGTCTGTGATTACCAACAGTCTGGCTGCCACCGACGTGCTGGCGGTTCATTCGGGTTATAAGGGGTATCGTGAGGCGCTCCTGCGTGCCGGGGTATCCCTTTATGAAGTGAAGGCAACCGGCAAGAGTCCCAGTCACTCCTGGAAAGGGAGCTCCCGGTCCAGTTTGCATGCCAAGAGCTTTTTATTCGACAATGACAGGCTTTTTGTCGGCTCCTTTAATTTTGATCCGCGCTCAGCCTGGCTCAATACTGAAATGGGAGTCATGGTGGAACAGGGTGAACTGAATCAGCAAATTCGTTCCTGGCTGCCACGTTTTTTAACCAACAACACCTACCAGGTGAAGCTCGGCAAGGACGGCCTATACTGGCATGAACTCAGCTCAGGTAAAGATATTTATGCCGAGCCCCAGGCTGGATTTTGGCGCCGTTTCATGGCCGATGTGCTGGCGCTGTTTCCACTGGAATCCCAGCTTTAA
- a CDS encoding dual specificity protein phosphatase family protein yields MKHLFWMVEGVLAGRCGPCCQPWDPGELKENGIGAVVSLSDDAGDTEALANAGIAHLHRPITRNVPPLEQDVVLASQTIREALTWVMEMEDAQTPVLVHCALGNDRTGLLMAAYLMAMGAAPVHAVSQVRSLREQAFTAEGWDQLVYDVLYSMQNESN; encoded by the coding sequence ATGAAACACCTGTTTTGGATGGTTGAAGGGGTACTTGCCGGACGCTGTGGCCCTTGTTGTCAGCCCTGGGACCCGGGTGAACTCAAAGAAAACGGTATAGGTGCAGTGGTGAGCCTGTCCGACGATGCGGGCGATACCGAAGCACTGGCCAACGCAGGTATTGCCCATTTGCATCGACCCATTACGCGGAATGTACCGCCTCTGGAGCAAGACGTCGTGCTTGCGAGTCAGACCATTCGTGAGGCGCTCACGTGGGTCATGGAGATGGAAGATGCACAAACCCCTGTGCTCGTGCACTGTGCCCTCGGCAATGACAGAACTGGCTTGCTGATGGCTGCCTATCTGATGGCGATGGGAGCCGCCCCCGTGCATGCGGTCAGTCAGGTACGCAGCCTCAGGGAACAGGCCTTTACCGCTGAAGGTTGGGATCAATTGGTTTACGACGTGTTATATTCAATGCAGAATGAATCCAATTGA
- a CDS encoding methylated-DNA--[protein]-cysteine S-methyltransferase, which translates to MRVTNDCSELISAAPMAASCTLESPVGTLWLGASANGLMCLKVAPLRDELACPSASAASRAEGHLNAACTQLMEFFAGKRHQFDLALAPKGTEFQRAVWQALLALPFGETASYSEIALQINRPTAVRAVGAANGANPVAIIIPCHRVIGKGGTLTGYAWGLEMKASLLRLESCVLPLL; encoded by the coding sequence ATGCGAGTAACCAATGATTGCAGCGAGCTGATTTCTGCCGCCCCAATGGCCGCAAGCTGTACACTGGAATCCCCCGTTGGTACCCTCTGGTTGGGAGCAAGCGCGAATGGGTTGATGTGTTTGAAGGTTGCCCCCCTTAGGGATGAGCTTGCATGCCCATCAGCGTCAGCGGCGAGCCGGGCTGAAGGACATTTGAATGCTGCCTGCACGCAGCTTATGGAGTTCTTTGCGGGTAAACGCCATCAATTTGATTTGGCGCTTGCACCAAAAGGCACTGAGTTTCAGCGGGCAGTATGGCAGGCGCTTTTGGCCCTTCCCTTTGGCGAAACGGCCAGTTACTCCGAGATAGCACTTCAAATTAACCGGCCAACGGCGGTGCGGGCAGTTGGGGCGGCCAATGGGGCCAATCCGGTGGCCATCATCATTCCCTGTCATAGGGTGATAGGCAAGGGGGGCACACTGACCGGATACGCTTGGGGGCTCGAAATGAAGGCAAGTCTGCTTCGACTCGAGTCCTGCGTGCTGCCATTGTTGTAG
- a CDS encoding AlkA N-terminal domain-containing protein: MFQQLPSAEICQRARLSRDARFDGLFFTGVFSTGIYCRPICPATAPKEENVRYFASALAAAAAGLRPCLRCRPESAPGSSPWRGTATTLTRAMALIDAGALNATDEHTSEQAQTQAQAMEALAGRVGVGSRYLRKLFCEHLGMSPKAFGDYRRLLLAKALLHQTSLPITDVAFAAGFGSVRRFNEVFRERLALTPSAIRAASKVKDAGIRLNLSFRPPYDFMQLRAFFMARAIPGAEWFSNDAGEACYGRTLRVAGDAGWFEACLQAGKNALAVTIYPGGRVSALSQWLAEIKRVLDVDANLSLIHEHIQAPMPDGVVLNTMTLPGAGSFFEAACRAVLGQQVSLAQATRLLGLLTDETSDEVELGGRRCRVFPTAEQVASATLESLKMPGSRKKALLEMAALFSRSPQPDDAALLGVKGIGPWTVSYARMRGLSDPDILLAGDLVVKQKLKAMGWAKAPDTLMGQVSPWGSYLTLALWHTDL, encoded by the coding sequence GTGTTCCAGCAATTGCCCTCGGCGGAAATTTGCCAACGGGCGCGCCTTAGCCGCGACGCCCGCTTCGACGGACTGTTTTTCACCGGTGTTTTTTCCACCGGGATTTATTGTCGCCCCATTTGCCCGGCCACAGCCCCAAAAGAGGAAAACGTACGCTATTTCGCGTCTGCCCTGGCGGCTGCGGCAGCGGGGTTGCGCCCGTGCCTCAGATGCCGTCCCGAATCGGCTCCCGGCTCGTCGCCATGGCGTGGCACGGCAACGACCCTGACCAGAGCCATGGCGCTTATAGATGCGGGGGCGTTGAATGCGACCGACGAACATACATCCGAGCAGGCTCAAACTCAGGCTCAGGCCATGGAAGCGCTCGCCGGGCGTGTGGGCGTTGGCAGCCGCTATCTGCGAAAATTGTTTTGTGAGCACCTGGGTATGTCGCCCAAAGCCTTTGGGGATTATCGCCGTTTGCTGCTGGCCAAAGCACTCCTGCATCAAACGTCGTTGCCCATCACGGATGTAGCCTTTGCGGCTGGGTTCGGCTCGGTGAGGCGATTCAATGAGGTATTCCGCGAACGCCTTGCGTTAACGCCAAGCGCCATCCGGGCCGCCAGCAAGGTAAAGGATGCTGGCATTCGACTTAATTTAAGTTTCAGGCCCCCTTACGACTTTATGCAGCTCAGGGCCTTTTTTATGGCAAGGGCGATTCCCGGCGCCGAATGGTTTTCTAACGATGCAGGCGAGGCCTGCTATGGTCGTACTCTAAGGGTTGCTGGTGACGCTGGCTGGTTTGAGGCTTGTTTGCAGGCGGGCAAAAATGCCTTGGCGGTTACCATCTACCCGGGAGGGCGTGTCAGTGCGCTCAGCCAATGGCTGGCCGAAATCAAGCGGGTGCTGGATGTGGACGCCAATCTCTCGCTCATTCATGAGCATATTCAAGCGCCCATGCCTGATGGCGTGGTACTCAATACCATGACATTACCGGGCGCCGGCAGTTTTTTTGAGGCCGCGTGCCGTGCGGTGCTCGGGCAACAGGTGAGTCTTGCTCAGGCGACGAGGCTCCTGGGCTTGTTGACAGACGAAACATCAGACGAGGTTGAACTTGGCGGCAGACGCTGCCGGGTTTTTCCCACCGCGGAACAAGTGGCGTCGGCCACGCTCGAAAGTTTGAAAATGCCGGGGAGCAGAAAAAAGGCGCTGTTGGAGATGGCAGCGCTCTTTAGCCGATCCCCCCAACCGGACGATGCAGCCTTGCTTGGTGTTAAAGGGATTGGTCCCTGGACGGTCAGCTATGCCCGTATGAGGGGGTTGTCGGATCCGGATATTTTGCTCGCGGGCGATCTGGTCGTGAAGCAAAAGCTTAAAGCCATGGGGTGGGCAAAGGCGCCTGATACTCTCATGGGGCAGGTTTCGCCCTGGGGCAGTTATCTGACGTTGGCGCTGTGGCACACTGATCTCTGA
- a CDS encoding ABC transporter ATP-binding protein, producing MIKLFQLFERWTTALPDANATKPPSGLFAFCRHYTRGFEVPLICMSLLTALLAALEVSLFGFMGQLVDWLVNKDPATLLQDEGKTLLGMTLLVLVAIPLLVLLHALIAYQSLLGNYPMSIRWLAHRYLLRQSIGFYQNEFAGRIATKVMQSALAVRETVMKLLDVAVYILVYFTSMLVIIAQSDWRLMLPMLVWLCFYVALQWYFIPRLKRVSTEQADARSTMTGRIVDSYTNISTVKLFSHTQREADYARDAMGGFLDTVYRQMRLVTGLNVSVQIINYMLVFAVAAIAIVLWTEQAITIGAIAIAVSLALRLNGMSQWIMWEVSSLFENIGTVVDGMNTLSKPTQIEDAPNAKALQVSKGAIHYNDVSFHYGEGSGVIDGLELNIRPGEKVGLVGRSGAGKSTMVNLLMRFYDVERGEILIDGQPIHAVTQDSLRAHIGMVTQDTSLLHRTIRENILYGRPDATEEELNKAIDRAQAREFIEQLSDPSGNHGLDAMVGERGVKLSGGQRQRIAIARVLLKDAPILILDEATSALDSEVEAAIQESLYQLMEGKTVIAIAHRLSTIAAMDRLIVLDEGKVVEQGSHKELVAHGGIYAQLWAHQTGGFLGTE from the coding sequence ATGATTAAGCTCTTTCAACTCTTTGAACGCTGGACGACCGCGTTACCTGACGCGAACGCAACCAAACCGCCATCCGGCTTATTCGCTTTTTGCCGCCACTACACGCGCGGATTTGAAGTGCCACTCATCTGCATGTCACTTCTGACAGCGCTGCTTGCGGCACTTGAAGTATCGCTGTTTGGTTTTATGGGGCAACTGGTGGATTGGCTGGTGAATAAGGACCCAGCAACTCTGCTGCAGGACGAAGGCAAAACACTGCTTGGCATGACCTTGCTGGTGCTGGTGGCAATCCCCTTGTTGGTGCTGCTGCACGCATTGATTGCGTATCAGAGTCTGCTTGGCAACTATCCCATGTCCATTCGCTGGCTGGCTCACCGTTACCTGCTGAGACAAAGCATAGGGTTCTATCAGAATGAATTTGCCGGCAGGATTGCCACCAAAGTCATGCAGTCGGCGCTTGCGGTACGTGAAACCGTCATGAAACTGCTGGATGTCGCCGTGTATATCCTGGTGTATTTCACCTCGATGCTGGTGATCATCGCACAAAGCGACTGGCGACTCATGCTGCCGATGCTGGTATGGCTTTGTTTTTACGTAGCATTGCAATGGTATTTCATTCCCAGATTGAAACGGGTGTCAACAGAGCAGGCAGATGCCCGCTCGACCATGACAGGTCGCATTGTCGACAGTTACACCAATATTTCCACCGTGAAGCTCTTTTCCCATACCCAAAGAGAAGCTGACTATGCCCGCGATGCCATGGGCGGATTTCTGGACACCGTATACCGGCAAATGCGTTTGGTGACCGGGCTTAACGTCAGTGTGCAGATCATCAACTATATGCTGGTGTTTGCCGTGGCGGCGATTGCCATAGTGCTGTGGACCGAGCAGGCCATCACCATAGGAGCTATCGCCATTGCCGTGAGTTTGGCGCTGCGTCTCAATGGTATGAGTCAGTGGATCATGTGGGAAGTAAGCTCCCTGTTTGAAAACATCGGCACTGTGGTGGATGGTATGAATACCCTCTCCAAACCCACTCAGATTGAAGACGCACCGAACGCCAAGGCGCTGCAGGTGAGCAAAGGGGCAATTCACTACAACGACGTGAGCTTTCATTATGGCGAAGGCAGCGGCGTGATTGACGGACTGGAGCTCAATATTCGCCCCGGTGAAAAAGTGGGACTCGTGGGCCGTTCGGGCGCAGGAAAATCCACCATGGTGAATCTGTTGATGCGCTTTTATGATGTGGAGCGCGGCGAAATACTTATCGACGGCCAGCCCATACATGCGGTAACCCAGGATTCTCTGCGGGCGCACATAGGTATGGTCACCCAGGACACCTCTTTGCTGCACCGCACTATTCGGGAAAATATTCTCTACGGCCGCCCGGATGCGACAGAGGAAGAACTGAATAAGGCTATCGACAGGGCACAGGCGCGGGAATTTATTGAGCAGCTGAGCGACCCCTCCGGCAACCATGGGTTGGATGCCATGGTGGGCGAACGTGGTGTTAAACTCTCCGGCGGACAGCGCCAGCGTATCGCCATCGCCCGTGTACTGCTTAAGGATGCGCCTATTTTGATCTTGGACGAAGCCACCTCGGCATTGGACTCTGAAGTGGAAGCGGCCATTCAGGAAAGTCTGTACCAGTTGATGGAAGGTAAAACTGTGATTGCCATTGCCCACCGTTTATCGACCATCGCCGCCATGGACAGGCTTATAGTACTCGATGAAGGTAAAGTCGTTGAGCAAGGCAGCCATAAGGAGCTGGTGGCTCACGGCGGCATTTACGCTCAGCTGTGGGCGCACCAGACCGGTGGTTTCCTCGGGACTGAGTAG